TTTAGCCAATTTTATTCCTACGTCTACAAGGAAACATTACTACTCCCATTTCATAGCTCAAAATCTGTGTTACTGAGAGGTTAATAAACTTGAATCAGGCATCACAACGGTTGGGTCTAGAACAGGTATTTGAGCCAATGCTGTTTACCACCCAACAGAAACCCATTCAATGAGCATAGCTTCAACTTCGGCTCAGCACTCCGCTTCTGTCTTCATAGGCAcaaagtcctggataccccactTCAGAACTGCTATGTGTTATGACTATACTACAGAGAAGGAAGTTGAGCTTGGGAAGATTCAGAAACTCATCTAAGGTCCTGCAGCTTCAGTGATGAGAGAGAATCTAAGTATAGACCAGGGGCATCTGAAATCCATGATCTTAGGAGGCTTCCCATACTACGCAGACACTGTGGATCTCTGTTAGAGCACAGCCATTCTGAGGTTTGAGGGGGAAAGAACTCATCTCCCCATTATAAAGAGTCTCTCTTGGGATACTGGGTTCCAACCTTTGGCTATTGATTCATTGTAGCTGGGGGATGGACCACTTTAGATGTGTGAATAGAAAAGGCAGAATTATTTTCCAATATAACCACTTGATTTGATAATGGAGTTGGCTATTTCTTCAGATAATGAAATATTTACGTAAGAATAActtctaaaattttcattttgactATTAAAATGAACTAGCAAAACAATTTATTTAGTATTTCTGGGTCTATGTGCtgatgtaaataaatcaaaattgaAAAAGTTTAGCCTTATGGTGTTCTTAGAAATTCTTTACCagtgtgttttctttcactgaCTACATCCTTAGTGGCTCCGTCTGGTCTTGACAAAGGTACTCTGTGGGGAAGGAAGGTTGTTGCTACTGTGTTTTGTCTGGTTCTCCGTATGGTACCCTTGTTTACATGTCACTTACATGCAAAAACCACAAGAGAAGAAGCAGAATTCTGGAATCCACACACTGGTACCTTGGCTTCAAAAAGTTAATGTGAGGAACCatgaggtatgtgtatgtggatattaaagcagttttctttgaaaatttccctAAGCCACTGAAATAGTTGATTCAGCAAGAAGAAAATGAGTCTGGCCGAATCTATTGAACTCTAGCGTTTCTGCAGAACTCttattatgtgtattttattcaCGCAAGGCTATGTGATCCTATCTGAAACTGTATTTGATGATCACAATTATCCAAATGTGTGGGTAGTGTGGGTTGTGGGTATTATTaagccattttacagatgaggaaattgagGTTAATAGAGTTTAAAGAGCTTGCCCAAGGTCAGGAAGCTAATAAAGAGCAGACCCAGCACCTGAACCTTTGGACTCCAAGTTTGTACGTTGTTTTCTGCAGCCCACATTCACCTTTCTCTGTCCAGACAAGCTTTCGGTGATGAGTCTGCAGATTTAGCTACTCCCATGAGGCTGACTTCAAAGGGTAGAGCCTGTGGGTTCTATGGGGTCCCAAAAGGTCATGCCCTTTACTCAGCATGGTGTGCACGTGTGTCATTCCTTTGAGTTTCAATCCCTTACGAAGACAGTCAATCATGTTTGTGGACCAGGAGTATCATTATATTGTTTCTAGTACTCCACGTTTATTGCTTCCTCTGAAGCATCCTGGTGATTTATCCTTGCACCCAatgtgacatgtgtgtgtatggggggcgGGGGCGCTGTCGCCTCAAGTGCTGTTCCCTTCTCTACTCTGCATCTATAAACTCTAGGATCAGCAGAGACTTTAGTCCAGACTTCTTGTGCCTTAGTCAGTATTTGCTCCCCTAGCTTTACTTTCATGGTTTCTCTCAGGATTTGATGGAGTTGCAAGATTGATCAGATACCTCTGTTTACTCGGAGAAAGGATTTCAGAAAGAAGTGGTTTAGGGACTCCAGGCAAATAAACCAGGAACCGGGGTtgattgaagaagaagaaaatcctATCATTTAGGAGAGCACTGACTCGATATTATCCCCAGACAAAGGAGGAACCTGCTATAGCTAGGTCAGTAGGAACCTGGTATAGCTTGTGTTCCTGGACAGAGAGGAACACTGAATGTCCTGTTGAAATTTTATCAGGCCAGTTGAAGGCAGTAATAACCTAACTTCGATCTGAATGATATGTGTGGTACTGATCCTTTTGACAGGTGGAATAACTGACCTTTCCGTGCAGAAGCAGGACATACCTCTCATTGACGTCTAAAACCAAATGAGCTGATCCAGTCCGTGTTCTCATGGCAGACACACGACTTTGACCTGCCCAGTCAGGGAGTTCAGAATGCTGCTCCTCTACCACATTCTAGCCGTGACCATCCTTCAGATCTTGGTCATCTCAGAAAACTGGGTGTTTGCTAAGAACATCAACTTCTACAATGTGAGGCCCCCTCTCGACCGTAAGTAGGGGCTGCGATCCTCATTCTATATTCCCTTGGTGTCCCCTTTCCATCTACCACCCCTTTCTGCAGGGATGAGTGTGCTATGATGGAAAGGCTCTCTCTTCTTTGGAATGGATTGGCCTACTGCTACCGTCTCACAAGGCTTCTCCTTTAAGAACACAAATGCAATCAAGCCTTCTATCAGCACGGTCTCAGATCATGGCAAGGCAGAGGAAGCTCAGGGATTTTTGTCGATTTCTTCATCAGAGATGATTGGCTATGGGAATTTCCTGAATAAATGATAGAGTCATTCTTCCAAAGGGACATCAACACTCTCTGAAAACTCATCAGAGTGTTTGAAATTGGGAAGAGTGTGACCTGGGTCTTCTTTACTGTTATGCACAATTAATGCTGCATCCACGTTTTGTCACTAACGTAGTAGTCAAATAGTAACCCAGAGGATGAGAGGAGGGCCATGTTCTTctttgcctttctcctctcctcttgctTTACTGGTGCTGGCGATGCACAACCAGGATGGGGGCTGTCTTCATTCTAGCCCCACTCGAGGTGTACGTCATTGCTGttcttcactttttattttcGGTATTCTTCAGGATGTTCCAAAGTATCTGTGTTTGTCTAGCTCCTCCacatgtctatgtatatatgtctatgtgtctgtatttgctgtataatCTCAAACACCACTCCCACCCTTGCCTACTGTCTCAACCCCTCTTACTTCAGAAGATAAAATACTAATAGAACCATACCACGAATCTTTCAAATTAGCTTGCGGAGCCATTTTATTTTGGGACACAACCATTCCAAAGAGGAGGATGTCTTACGAGTTTTGTTTCACCTAATAAAGTTGCGAATTTTGTGCTTTCGATGTTGGGAAATTTTTGTCCTCTTGTgactttacttcatttttttttaaagccacgcCATTCCCAAACAGTTTCAAGTGTTTTACTTGTGAAAATGCAGGGGATAATTATAACTGCAATCGATGGGCAGAAGATAAGTGGTGTCCGCAGGGTGAGTATCTGAGCTTGGAAGACTCTTCTAGATTCTtttgtgactttatttatttaaatccttCCCTTAGCTGAAGGAGAGGTCTTAGATTATAGATCAGTATGCCAACACAAGCCAATTGGATCCTAATGGGGTCCCGGATTTCTTGTGAAAGACTGTCTAAATGCCAGAGTATCCTGAGAGAACCTGGGGatgggtaacacacacacacacacacacacacacacacacacacactcagcatgCAGTTGTATGCATCATAAAGAAAGATTTCTTAAAAGGTGTTTATCAAGAAGACAGAAACCACAGTGTTGACTAAGGCATTCAAACAATTCCAGAAATGCTCGATGCTTGATGATACCCTAGGAAAGTCATACTTACTGGCTTAAAGCAAACAAAGGGTAGTACTCTACTCTAGAGTTTCATTGGTGCTTAGGAAGTTCATTCACTCCCCTAACAAACATCTGATTATCCGTGGTAGTTTACTGATGCATCTCCAGTGCCCAAATCCAGTGCCTAGCTCCTAATGTGTACTCAGTGAATACTTGGTGaaagatgaatagatagatgccTTTGGCTAGGTGACCACGGGGAATCTTTTCTCATAGACATTAAAACAAAGACCTGAATGGGCAAGAGACGGAAGCCTGAGGGAAAAGTGTGccaggaaaaagaaatctcaaatgtaGACGCTTCCAGAGGCAATAGGTGAGTGGACTTTTCAGTGCACACAAAGAGACTGGCCACCGGGGCATAGTGGGAGATTGAGGAACAAACCGAGAGAGGCCCAGGTgcaaagaaagatgtgaagagaCTTCTTTTTCTGATAGAGTATGGAAGTCAGAATGCACAGTGCGGGGACTGTGGTCTGAAGCGTTGCTGCTGGACAGCTGGACACAAGAGTCAAAGAATACATCAAGTGGGGACTGTCATAGCTTTTGGTTTGAAGATGGCAGCTCCCTGCAGGTGGTAGAAATAGAGTTGTGAAAGGAATGGAATGTTTTCATACAAAGTTGGAAGTGAGACAGAGAATATGCTGCCAGGACTTTGGAACTGAGGGAACTGTAATGAGACTGGGGCTGATCTGATTTTAGGTTGTCAGATGGAATAAGGGAAACAAATAGCAGAACAGACTTCCAGAATTAGAAATTGCTGGTTTGGGTCTATTAGCATGAATCTGTGGGAGTTTCTTTTGCAGTATTTGTAGTAGTAGAatggcctgatttttttttttttttgtagatataGGAAACCCACGGAATTCTCCCAAGCCTCTAAAAAAATCCTACTGGATGTATTACTGAGAATAACTGCTAAAATGTTCATGCCTATAGCATCCATATGGTCAatgtttttttatctttttttctagagGAAGGAATTAACAGAATCATTTTTCCTTAAGGTCCTTTTACACTTCAGTAGAGTAGTGCTCTTACATTGTTACATGCTTGTACATTGTGATTATGTGCCTCTTCCTTCATGTGTCCACAATATTTTTCTTAGCgtttgaaaggattttttttatttagaactttatacatgcatataagtCATTTAAACAAAATCCTCTCCTTTCCATTCTCCTCCAGTTTCTCCCTTAtctctctctcctacacacacTTCTGTTTTCCCTCAACTTTAAGGTTTCGGGTTTTttaaacccactgagtccagttagtgGGGAGGGATGAAGGACAATCTGTTGGATCCTAGATGTCCTCTCAGGGGCCGCATTCTGAAGAAACCTGAAGAGCCATCGGTTGCTGCTAGTTCCTCAGCTAGGAGTATGGTTTCACGAGTCCTTTCCTTGCCTGTCCtaggattttgtttggtttgagctTGTGCGGCTTCTGTGTGCAGTTGACAGcatctgtgagttcatgagtacaaATGGGCCTGTCATGGCCGGCAAATACTGTTTTACTGCAGATACCGACTCCtcttggctcttaaaatctttctgtccctttcttctccatgatgatccctgagccttgggagtaGGAGCTGTGATACAGTTGTCCCCTTTAGCACTGAGCGTTCCACATTCTTATCTTCTGCACACTGACCAGCTGTGGCTCTCTAGGAATTGCTCTGTTCTGTAGAAGTAAGATTCTTTGACGAGGGTTCAGAGATGTATCTATGAATATAAAGGTAAGAACTTAGGGGTAATTcattactatgtccatttagcagaaaaTAGCAGAAGGTTCTCTCCTAGGGCCTAGGACCTTGCTAGCCACTGGGTTTTAGCTCAGTTAATAGTAaccaggcatgggttccatcttgtggtgTCGACCTTAAATCTACTCAGGAAGAAAGTGGTTACAATTGTTTTCAAGCTTTAAGGTTGGTTGATAACTGTCTCTCTTAATTTATTTCAGATGGTCAATATAATTCTTTAACTATTTGCTTTAAGTTTCTGCTGAAAACCAAGTAGACTGGTTAGAAGAGCTTTAAAGGTTACCTGTTCATTGGCCTTCCCTTTATGGGTCATGTGATTCTTTGAATGGCCTCTCAAAGTCTGCTTACTATGTTTGTGTATAATGCTCTAATTTGTGGTTTATTAACCCAAGCCTTTTATCtgcttctggcttttaaaatatcatctcttttgtttacttaaaaatattttaaagattaatgtattttatgtgtatttttgcttctttgtatgTCTGTGCCCCACATGCATGTCTAGTCCCAGGAGACTAAAGAACAcatgggtcccctggaactggcgttaATAGATGCTCGTTAacttccatgtgggtgcttggaattaaaCCCAGCTCCCTTAGAAGAGCAAGAAGCTCTGAGCTATCCTTCCAGCCCAATTAGCATCTCTTTTGAACCATAGACAAGCAAAAAGAGGAGAGGGTAGCTTCCCACTCCCAAACAGTATCAGCAACAGCAAAGGCAGCTTAGCTGACTCTGCCAAGCCCACCTGAGAAGCAGACTCCTAACAGGAACCAGTGTGGAATGGCAGCCCCCGCTCCCCCCCACACCCTCCATCACAGCATGAGAGCTCACTTTTTTGCTCACCCATTAGTGAAGTCTCTGAAGACATTAACCATCTGGAATTATAACTGAGGtgtcatttcttatttttcccttCGCTGTTATTTAGGAACATGATAGTCAACCGTTCATCTTCAGAAAGTAAGCCTGGAGCTGTGATCTTAGTCATCTCAGGTTTCCCTTTCTCCATAAAGCCTCACCTGTGGTCTGCCAGTGTTGTTAAAAGGCCGTCTGTGGAGCACGACATGACAACCTGGATATTTCGGGTTTCATTCACAGCAGCGTTTGTGTTGACTGGGTAGAGGCTACTttcatgtgtggggtgtgtacaGTGTTTTGGATAAACACCAGCAGCCACCGGTTGGTTTCCATTTATTCTGATTTGGAGTATACATTTAAATGCCTTCTCCAAAGCATGTCATGGCTCCCTTTCCTTGGTTAGAGTTCTACCTTACACCTATGTGACCTTCCTACCTGTATGACAGTGGGcaaaatggtggcacacaccttcgaCCCTGGCAcgtgggaggcagggcagggaggatctttgtgtgagttctaggtcagcctggtctatggggAGAGCTtcagacagccaggactacataatgagatgttgtataaagcaacaacaacaacaacaacaacaacaaaacaacaacaacaacaaagaatgttAATATGGTCTATGGCCTTCTAAAGGTTCATGGTGAGgattgaatgaatgaacacaGAAGATATGGAGTACTACAATACATACAATATTATATCAAATTTGAATTTGTATGTATTTGCCATTGTAAATAATACTAAAGTTATCAAAATGCCACTGCATGtattaacatttcatttaaaaaatcccAATGTTCTTAAAAGATCGAACAAGACTTACTTGTGACAGGAACTCTGTCTTATCAATCTTGGTCCATTTTCTGCCAGTCAGTTGCTATTTGGAATCCATGGTGAAAAACTTAACAAGCATTTCCATGGTCTTTGGTAACAACAAGGAGACAGAGGACTAAAATGGAACATACTATGATGCTATAGGGACCACTTTCTGACAAGAATGCTAAGTCATAAAATGGATGGTTAAAGCAGTGCAGATAACTATGTAGAAATGAGCTAACTATACAGGGCAGggaaacaggaagacaggaagtggagaggCCAGGAAAAGTGGAGTGCATTGCTGAGGAATAGTCAGACATGCTAGAAGGTTTTGAATCTAAATAAGCAAGATGAGGTAGAAGGGTGACCTGGGATGTAGCTGGAGACCCATTTGCACATAGTCTGTAAGAAGCAAATGATGACTGAGACACCATGTTTCCATGTTGTATCTCTGTGCTCACAGGTTTTGTCTTAATTTAGAGTTCCCAAACACATGCTTCAGAAGAAGAAAGGGCAGGGTAGGAACATAAATACTTGCATATTCAATTACCAAACCCAAGGATTGATGAAAACTCTGCACATTTTTCTCAGCTTCAGCTAATGCCAAAGGAACTGGATAcccatttatattcattttcaaaacacATGTGTACTTTGGAAGCTGATGTCTTGGCAGAAATACCACTCACAAACTCTAGCATTCACTGCTGTTAAGTTTCTCACGGATGAGCCTTAAGATTATTCTGATTTTACTCTCTTCTGGCATTATGGTCAAGGGGTCTTTTTTTgcaatatggaaaataaaattgttcttaTTCTTGTTGAATTTCTCTAGACACACAGTATTGTTTGACAGTTCATCACTTCACCAGCCATGGAAGAAGTACGTCCATCACTAAAAAGTGTGCCTCAAAAAATGAATGTCATTTTGTTGGCTGCCGACATAGCCGAGATTCGGAACACACGGTAAAGATTATGTGTGCATGGAGTTACTTTCCCAGGTttcatggtgatggtggtaagcTATGCATCATGGGAAAACTAAGGAGGAGAAGCAATATGCTAGGTTTGTGTGTACTCTGACAAAAAGACTGTACTATAGTGCCAAAGAGGAGAGCAGACATTTGAAGATATTCTGTCTTCAAGAAGAAATAATGGGACTAAAGGATGAATATTAATTTCCAGGCTCTAGAGCTAAACTCCGGGCTTCAGAACTCGCACAAATAGTGTGAAGTCCATGCTGGAAGTTCAAGAATAACCCATCCTTCAGAGAGGAGGTAGCACTGGAATCTGGATGTGTGCTCTGTTCATGGCCAAAAATCACCACAACCTCATCCTGGAGTAACTAGAATGTAGAAAAACGGGAAATCAGGAATAGCTTTTGCAATTGAAACTGTCTCTCTCTGCGTCTCTGTTTAGAGGAGAAAGAGTCTAAGAGAATAAGATAAATTTAGCTATGTATTAGATCAATTCgtctctttaatattttcattctatCATCCTAAACAAAAAATGTACTCTTACATGCGGAAATTCTAAAGTTTGAGGGGAAGCGGTTTGAAAATACACTTCATGAGGTTTTAGAATCCAATGTGGCATGTAAGTCACTGACTCTGACTTAGTGGCTGTTGGCTCTGGTCATGCAAGGGCCATGTGGGCAGCAATGGTGAGGTGAGCTGACAAGGCTGGAAGGGAGCATCCTAGACTGACTGAGATGGAACTTCATAGAGAGGTCTAGGGAATTAAGATCACTAGAAAGTACCTAGGGTGagcacagtgactcacttctgtaatcccagtactctggaggctgaggcaggaggattgtgagtatgaagccagcttgggctacatagcaagatttgAAAAGGAGAATAAAAACTTTCCCCTGGGTAAATCTGATGGGCAGCTGGCTGGACAGCTGTTCATTGCTATGCGTGGGGTTACTGCCTTTCTGCTGCCTCATTGGCCTGGAAAATTGTATGAGTGGCCAGTTCATGAAATCATGGCTTCTGGCTAGGCTTGTATCACTAGTGTGGTCCCAGGTTTCTTCCCTTGAAAGCACTCTTAAGAAaggggcttttatttttatttttattttagcaaattATCACTGCAATCATATCGGAACTCAGGTGAGGGCACAGACAGTGGCAAGTCACCGTTATCAGCTAACAAGTGATACTAAGAAAGAGACCCAACAAGACCAGAAGGTTCCTGACTTTCGCTttggtttcattgttttctaaTAAATCTGTCAAGATCTGGCAGTGGGGCAGTCTAACTCAGTTTCCCTCCTTTGCCCTGTGTTTGCTTGGGTTTGACACAGATGCTTCAAGAGTTAGGATGAGGACTCTCAGAGTAGCCTTTGCTCAGCAGGGAAGAGTACCCAAAGACAGGGCAACGCACAGTCTGGACCACCAACTCCGGCacctgtctttgtttttggtttttgtttcttcctcctccctgctcttcaAACCtattcctcttccctccttgtACACAGGAGTGTAGGTCTTGCTGTGAAGGAATGATCTGCAATGTAGAGTTGCCCACCAACCATACAAATGCAGTCTTTGCGGTGATGCACGCGCAGAGGACATCTGGCAGCAGTGTCTCCAATGTCCCCAGACCCTATCTCCCAGTGCTGGCCTGGCTCTTCATGCTTCCCTTGCTGTGATATTGCTGTCCCCAAGAGAAGCAGAGACCATCAATGTAAAGCACAGAAACAGTGGACCAGCGGACTCTGGAGCCAAGATCCGTCTTGCACTTGATAAAGAAGATACTTTGGACTGCAAAGTAGAAGGCAAAGGTTTGCTTTGCTGAAATGCTCCTGCATGGGGTCACAGCACTGGGCATGAGGACTTGGAGCCAAGAGGACTACATAACTTCCAGTGTCCTGGTCTACGGATGCTGCATTCTGTCAGCTCTACAGGAGATTCTACCAGTATTGTTGACGGCAACAGTAGCTTGGTAAGCCCTGGCCTGACCAGGCCTTCACCTGGAAGGACTTTTTGACCTCATGGACTCCCTCAGAGGCTGCTGGGTCAGACTCTCGGGTTTCTGTGACTAGCTCAGAGCATCTCTGAAATGTAACCCTTCTGCCCACGGGAAAGCAGTCTTTACTGTGTTAATGTTCTTTTCCTGTTAACAAGTACCTGAGATGATCCGTTTATAAAGATAAATGGTTTGTTTGGGCTCACGGTTTTGGAGATTGCAGTATATACTGGTTTGGGGCCTGTGTTGGAGAGCAAGTAGCCACTCATAATGGAAACTCaaaagggggagaggatgggctggagagatgcttcatcAGTTAAGGGCAGTGACTGATCTCCtggaagacccaagtttgattctcagcactcacataggAGCTCACAATTGATAATTCCAATgccaggagatccaatgctctcttctggcctctgagtacTGCAGACAGGGGGTgcaaacatatatgcaggtaaaacacccatatacataattctttataataaagggaaaggaagaaaaaaaagaaagaagcagaggtgggAAAGAGAGCATGCACATAAGATTCTCCAATACCCTTCAAGGTCATGTTCCCAACATCCTAAATCCTCCAACTAGACCCCATTTCCTAAAGGTTCAACCACCTCCTTAATGGCGTCAGTAGGCTGAGGACCAAAACTTCAACCCTGTAACAGTCAAGATCCAAACAATAGTACACACTAACCACCTAGTCGATGAAAAAGCTGTAGGAGGGAAATTTCCAGTTAAAATTCTATGATTCCCTTTGCCAATTACGagatggttgggggtggggtgcaaaCCTTTGAATTATATAGTGTAATGCATGCTGCGTGTTTCTTGACAATGTGGAGGCCTCTAATGAAGTACATTTACCAATGTCATTAAATTTGTGTTTCCAGGAACCATGGGTGATACATGCtgtctaaaagaataaaattttatgcTGATGtgatttagtttt
The DNA window shown above is from Rattus rattus isolate New Zealand chromosome 5, Rrattus_CSIRO_v1, whole genome shotgun sequence and carries:
- the Lypd6b gene encoding ly6/PLAUR domain-containing protein 6B, producing MLLLYHILAVTILQILVISENWVFAKNINFYNVRPPLDPTPFPNSFKCFTCENAGDNYNCNRWAEDKWCPQDTQYCLTVHHFTSHGRSTSITKKCASKNECHFVGCRHSRDSEHTECRSCCEGMICNVELPTNHTNAVFAVMHAQRTSGSSVSNVPRPYLPVLAWLFMLPLL